The sequence AGCTTACGATAAATCATTGGCAAATCTATTATTTTTTACGGCGAAATTTGTGCAGGTTGCCTAAGTGATGAGAACGGTAGAGGAGGAGATTCAGTTGAACATTTCCCAATTATTAACGCTGCCTGCCTTTTCTGGCGCGCGGCTCGTGGCAGGAAAAGCGGGGGCAGAGCGCAGTATTGAACATGTCAATATGATGGATGCCCCTGATATAGCTGGCTATTTAAAGGGCAACGATTTGCTTGTAACGACGGCTTACCATTTTAAAGATGACGCAAGCCAATTAGTTGAACTAATTGAAACGATGGCCGAAAAACGTTGCGCCGGTTTGGGGATTAAAGCGAAGCGCTTTCTCGGAAAAATACCTGAAGAAGCGGTGGCCATTGCCAATGCCCATGGGTTGCCTGTTATTGAACTGTCGGAAGAAATAGGGCTAGGGACAATTGTGAATCAAACGTTAAGCGCGATTCTTGATTTGCGCACCAATGAACTAAAAGCGGCAATTGAAGCCCATCAAACGTTCTCTGACCATATCGTTAGTGGAAAAGGGGTCGGTGAACTGTTAGAAAATGTAGCAAAAATCGTTGGCTGCTCTATCATGCTTCTTGATGAACGTTGCCAACTTGTCGGTACGACGCACGCATCGAGGACAATTGTATCGGGCCTCCAATATTTAAACCGGATGGGGTATCAGTTGTTTTTACCACAAACCGCCTATACACACCTTTCTATGATATCGGAAAAAGGACAAGTGGAAGTGTTGACAGTGTTTCCTGTAAGAACGAATAGACCAAAGCAGGCGATGCTCGTTATGTTTGGCCATATACCAGCACTCGAAAACGGTCATCTGTTAACAATTGAACAAGCGGCCAATGTCGTAGCTTTTGAGTTAATGAAAAACAACGCATTGCAACAATATACAAGAAGGGCGAAAAATGACTTCTTTTTGAACTTCATAAAGAAAGCGTATTCGTCTAAAAAGGAGACGCTAAATCGAGCACTGGAATTCGACTTGCACAATGACCAAAAATACAAATGTATTGCCGGACGACTCGATACGGAAGAAAAACAACTTGGCTTTAAACAAAGGCAAATTGAAATCGAAAAAGTGTTTGATTTTATTGAAGAAGAGTTGACTATTTTTCCGTTTGTATCTCATTTGTTTATCATGAATGACATCTGCCTCATTTTAGTGGAAGGGGAATCGGAAGAACTGGCAAGCGAAGAATACTCGCCGACATTGATCGCCTTGGAAATTATCCAAGAACGGGTAGCGGCCCATTTTGACCGGACGATTTCGTTTGGCGTCAGCAATGTATGCCATGAATTTTGGGATGTGATCGAAGCTCACGGTGAAGCCATTAATGCATTAAACTCCGGCCACCTGTCAGGAAACAAACAATTTGTGCAAACATACCAAGCAAAAGACATTTCAAAGCTGTTGCGGATGATTCCAAATGAAGACCTTGCTGAGTTTTGCGCTTATATGTTGCAAAAGCTATCAGATGCGCAAGTAAACGATTTAAGTTTACTACAGACGCTCGCTGTTTATTTGGAAACGCATTGTCAGATTTCTGAAACAGCGAAGCGTCTTTATGTCCATCGCAATACGATCATTTACCGTCTTGAAAAAATTGAAGAATTGCTCGGAAAAGACATCAAAGATCCAGAAACGACGTTGCATTTACGCTTAGCCCTTCGCATCCAGCAAATGCTTTCCGAACAAAGCGACTTGTTAGAACAGCCAAGCGTTGATCGATGATTTGGTTATTTCGCCTAATGACAGCAGACCGCCTTTTTCGTACGATTTGAAGGAATTCATTAGAGAAAAGAGGAGAGGCACTCGTGACGACGTTGGAAGAGCTCAATCAGGCCGATTGCGCCCGTTTTACAAGTATGCTTGGCCACCTTTTTGAACACTCGCCTTGGATTCCTAAGGAGGCGTGGGCTAGACGGCCGTTTGCCTCCATTTGTGATCTTCATCGGGAAATGGTGATGGTGGTAGAAGAAGCTACTTATGAAGACCAATTAAGTTTAATCCAAGCCCACCCCAGGCTAGCGGCGAGCGAAAAGGTAGGTGCTTCTTCGGCAGCAGAGCAGCAAGACGCAGGTTTGGACGTTCTTAGCAAAGGAGAAGCACTCGCCTTTTCCAAATTAAATGATGTTTATGACAAGCGTTTCGGTTTTCCTTTTGTGGAAGCGGTGAAGGGAAAAACAACACAGCAACTATACGACTCTTTGGCAGAACGGATTAACAGCACGAAAGAGGCTGAATTTAACCGGGCGCTTTCTGAAATTTACCAAATCGCGTGGTATCGCTTAGAAGCGTTCATCAAACAACAGAAAGGGTTGGTGTAGAAGTGGAAAATAAACGGACAATGTCTTACGGAAAAGGGAATGTGTTTGCCTACCGAACGTTTATGGAACCGTTAAGCGGGCTTCAGCCGATCCCTGAATCGGCATTTACTGTTCGGGACAATACGGTTTTTGGCATCAATGTCACAGTTGAAGTCGGGGGGAACGCTTTTCTGTCGTCTTTTACAGAGGGGGACAATCAAATGGTTGTTGCAACCGATTCTATGAAAAACTTTATCCAACGGCATTTAGCGACATTTTCAGGCCGGACCATTGAGGGCTTTATCCGTTATGTCGGGGAGGCTTTTCTAACGACTTACAGCCACATAGACTGGGTCAAGCTAACAGGCGAAGCCGTGCCTTTTGAAAATACTACGTATGCGAATGGGGAAGAACCAAGCACAAGTACACTCGTTTATAAGCACTCGCGCAATGAACGAAACGAAGCGTCGATTGAGCTCGTTCGCGAAGGAAACGGCTGGCGAATAAACCGCCAGAACAGCGCACTCCTTGACTTGCAGCTTGTTAAAGTGAAGGACAATTCATTTGTTGGCTTTATTCGCGATCAATATACAACGCTGCCTGAGGATTCCAATCGACCGCTTTTCATTTACTTGAACATTGGCTGGTCTTACGAAACAGACGACGATGCGCTAGGGGAGGAACCTCCCCGTTATGTGGCTGGAGAACAAGTTGCCGATCTCGCTTCTTCTGTTTTTCATGAACTGGCCTCCCCCTCGATTCAACACTTGGTTTACCAAATCGGCTGTCGCATGTTAAAACGATTTCCCCAGTTGCAAGAAGTAACGTTTGAATCGCAAAACCGTACTTGGGACACAGTTGTAGAAGACCTTCCCGAAACAGAAGGAAAAGTGTATACGGAGCCGCGCTTGCCATTTGGCTTTCAACGGTTTTCCGTTACAAAAGCAGATCTCGCCACTCAAACCACGTCCAATAGAACTGAGACAACGCGATTATGAGCGGCGTAACCACTCATGTTTTAGACATTGGCCACGGCGTTCCTGCCCGAGGAGTGACTGTCGCCCTTTATCGTCTCCAGAAAGGGGAGTGGAAGGCAATAGCAACAGCAGCGACCAATGCTGATGGACGAATCGATTCTCCATTTCTCACCGTCGAGCCGCCTCCTGGTGAGTATCAACTCGTATTTCATATCGGAGAATATTATGCCAAACAAGAAGTAAAGACGTTTTTAAGCACCGTGCCTGTAAGGTTTGTCCTTTCATCATCCCAGGAACATTACCATGTACCGCTTCTTGTGTCACCTTGGGGCTATCAAACATACCGGGGTAGTTAAAAGGAAAACTTGTATTCTTTAATCGTAAAGTTAGGATGAGAGCTATTCCGGTTTGTTGACCGACTACTTTCAAATCTTTTTAATGCACTTGTATGAATGTTTCATTTTAAGAGCGGTACATACTCGCTCACATGTCAACTTTGGCGTTTTTCTCATTGACTTGTGCCAGGGTGCTAGCCCCACCTGGCAATTTTTTTGCCCTTCTTCTCTTTTTTGTGTAAACAATCCTAACAACAAAAGGGGCGGGTTCATCGAAACTCTTCGCTTTTCCCTATCATTGTTTATCTAATTGTTCCAACAAAATGCGCATTGTTTAGCTGTTTTGCACAAAGATTTTTCTGATTTGTTGCGCTACAATGTGGAACAACATTTGAGTAAAGGAGAGAGCGATGGAAAAGCATATCCCACAGTCAGTTACGCCGGAACCGATGCCACAGCCAGAACCGCAGAAATCGAGGGGACGAATGCCCCATATTTATGTGTTGTTGTTTTTGATTAGCGGCATGTCCGCGCTTCTAACGTATGTCATTCCGGCCGGTTCATTTGAGCGGATACCTGGCCCAAATGGGCGGGAGACGATTGATCCTGACAGCTTTACGCAAATAGACGGGTCGCCTTTATCCTTTATGGACTTTATGCTTGCTATTCCTAGAGGGATGTCTGATGCAAGCGAGATTATCTTTTTTACCTTTATCATCGGCGGTATGTTTATGGTGCTGCGCCGGACAGAAATCATTGAGATTGGCGTCGACAGGCTTGCCCGCAAATTTAAACATAATAGTGTGTTGATGGTGCCTGTGCTGCTCACTTTGTTTGCGGCAGTGGCGACGACGATTGGCACGCCAGAACTATCGCTTGTTTACATTCCTGTATTGATTCCGCTCTTTATTTCGCTTGGTTATGATTCGATGACCGCGACGGCGATTGCCCTTGTTTCTACAGCTCTTGGGTTTACGGCTGGAATCATGAATCCTGGGACAGTAGGAATTTCTCAACAAATTGCCGGCCTTGATACGTATTCAGGCTTTGGTTTACGCTTGCTTGTATTTGTGGTCATTGTCGCCATCGGCAGTTTGTATATTATGCGGTATGCAGCCAAAGTAAAGGCTCGTCCCAAAGAGAGCTTGACTTACACAGAAGACAAACCGAAACGGCTCATATACAAAGATGCGCTCAATCAGCCAATGAAGCCGATTCACCGTCAGCAAATGGCGGCGATTGCGACGTTGCCAGTTTTCTTTGCGATCCTTATTTACGGGGTGACACAGCTTGGTTGGTTTATGCTTGAAATGTCTGGGTTGTTTATTTTCATGGGCATTGTTGTAGGGCTGATTGCCGGGCTTTCGCTCACAAAGATTTGCGAGGCTTTTACAGAAGGGTTTCGCGAAGTGTTGATGGGGGCGATCATTATTGGCATTGCCCGGTCCGTTGCGATCGTTTTAGAAGACGGGCAAATTATGGACTCAATTGTTTATGGGCTCGGCATCGCCGTTGGCCAGCTTCCAAGCACACTAAGTGCCATTGGCATGATGGTTGTTCAACTGGTGATCAATTTCTTTATTCCTTCAGGGAGCGGGCAGGCGTTAGTAACGATGCCAATCATGGCGCCTTTGTCCGATCTCTTAGGGGTTACACGGCAAACGGCGATTCTTGCTTTCCAATTTGGCGATGGCTTTGCCCATGTGCTGTTTCCGACTTCCGGTTACTTTATGGCAGCGCTCGTTGTAGCGGGTGTCAGCTGGAATAAATGGGTCCGTTTCTTTTTGCCGCTATTTTTGATTTACATGGCCGTCGGCATGGCATTTTTAATTTATGCACAGGCGGTTGGCTGGACTGGCTAAGCCAAACGAGAGGAGAAAGGCAAATGCTTGATTTATGCATTACCGGAGGAAGAGTTGTGTTACCATCAGGAGTAGAGGAGATCGATATTGGCATCAAAGCTGGCAAAATTGCCCGAATCGGCTCAATTGCTAAAAAAGAAGCGCGCCATGTGATTGACGCAAACGGACAGTATGTTTTTCCAGGAGCTGTTGATACGCATGTCCACTTTTCTGAACCGGGAAGGTCCGAGTGGGAAGGGTTTTACACAGGCAGCCGTTCGTTAGCTGCCGCCGGCACAACGACGTATGTGGAAATGCCGTTGAACGCACTGCCAGCAACAACCAATCGCGCCAATTTGCAACGAAAGCTCGATGCAGCCGAAGGGCAAAACTATGTAGACTACAGTTTTTATGGCGGGCTTGTGCCAACGAATCTCCACGAATTGGCTGGCTTGTCCGCCAAAGGCGTTGTTGCCTTTAAGTGTTTCCTCTCTCCATGTGGATCCGATGCTCCAGGGGACTTTCGCAACGTCGATTTGAACGGCCTTCGCGCAGGCATGCGTGTATTAGCAGAAAAAGGCCAGCTCCTTTGTGTCCATGCTGAAGACCCAAGCATCATTGGCAAGCTTGAGGCCAAGCTTACTAGCCCAGTTGGTGCTGA is a genomic window of Shouchella clausii containing:
- a CDS encoding PucR family transcriptional regulator, with amino-acid sequence MNISQLLTLPAFSGARLVAGKAGAERSIEHVNMMDAPDIAGYLKGNDLLVTTAYHFKDDASQLVELIETMAEKRCAGLGIKAKRFLGKIPEEAVAIANAHGLPVIELSEEIGLGTIVNQTLSAILDLRTNELKAAIEAHQTFSDHIVSGKGVGELLENVAKIVGCSIMLLDERCQLVGTTHASRTIVSGLQYLNRMGYQLFLPQTAYTHLSMISEKGQVEVLTVFPVRTNRPKQAMLVMFGHIPALENGHLLTIEQAANVVAFELMKNNALQQYTRRAKNDFFLNFIKKAYSSKKETLNRALEFDLHNDQKYKCIAGRLDTEEKQLGFKQRQIEIEKVFDFIEEELTIFPFVSHLFIMNDICLILVEGESEELASEEYSPTLIALEIIQERVAAHFDRTISFGVSNVCHEFWDVIEAHGEAINALNSGHLSGNKQFVQTYQAKDISKLLRMIPNEDLAEFCAYMLQKLSDAQVNDLSLLQTLAVYLETHCQISETAKRLYVHRNTIIYRLEKIEELLGKDIKDPETTLHLRLALRIQQMLSEQSDLLEQPSVDR
- the uraH gene encoding hydroxyisourate hydrolase, whose product is MSGVTTHVLDIGHGVPARGVTVALYRLQKGEWKAIATAATNADGRIDSPFLTVEPPPGEYQLVFHIGEYYAKQEVKTFLSTVPVRFVLSSSQEHYHVPLLVSPWGYQTYRGS
- a CDS encoding YfcC family protein, with the translated sequence MEKHIPQSVTPEPMPQPEPQKSRGRMPHIYVLLFLISGMSALLTYVIPAGSFERIPGPNGRETIDPDSFTQIDGSPLSFMDFMLAIPRGMSDASEIIFFTFIIGGMFMVLRRTEIIEIGVDRLARKFKHNSVLMVPVLLTLFAAVATTIGTPELSLVYIPVLIPLFISLGYDSMTATAIALVSTALGFTAGIMNPGTVGISQQIAGLDTYSGFGLRLLVFVVIVAIGSLYIMRYAAKVKARPKESLTYTEDKPKRLIYKDALNQPMKPIHRQQMAAIATLPVFFAILIYGVTQLGWFMLEMSGLFIFMGIVVGLIAGLSLTKICEAFTEGFREVLMGAIIIGIARSVAIVLEDGQIMDSIVYGLGIAVGQLPSTLSAIGMMVVQLVINFFIPSGSGQALVTMPIMAPLSDLLGVTRQTAILAFQFGDGFAHVLFPTSGYFMAALVVAGVSWNKWVRFFLPLFLIYMAVGMAFLIYAQAVGWTG